A DNA window from Coffea arabica cultivar ET-39 chromosome 6c, Coffea Arabica ET-39 HiFi, whole genome shotgun sequence contains the following coding sequences:
- the LOC113693893 gene encoding uncharacterized protein, whose amino-acid sequence MAVPWSITFWLANLIWTALSGWVMSCLSVADEIASSLRNGDIGPFHVG is encoded by the coding sequence ATGGCGGTGCCATGGAGTATCACATTTTGGTTAGCGAATCTAATATGGACAGCATTGAGTGGTTGGGTGATGTCTTGCTTGTCAGTTGCTGATGAGATTGCTAGCTCTCTCAGAAATGGAGATATTGGTCCTTTCCATGTTGGTTGA